Genomic segment of Mycobacterium botniense:
CTGGTGGTGGCGGCCGACAAGGGCACGGCCACGTTCTCCGACATCGCCAACGATGTGGCCAAGTCCTATGGATTCTGGCTGGGCGACGCGTTCGCCTCCGGTGGATCGGTCGGCTATGACCACAAGGCGATGGGTATCACCGCACGCGGTGTGTGGGAGGCCGTGAAACGGCACTTCCGGGAGATGGGTGTCGACACCCAGACCGAAGATTTCACCGTGGTGGGCATCGGAGATATGAGCGGCGATGTGTTCGGCAACGGCATGCTGCTGTCCAAGCACATCCGGTTGCTCGCCGCCTTCGATCATCGGCACGTCTTCCTAGACCCGAATCCCGATCCCGCGGCGGCCTGGCAGGAACGTCGGCGGCTTTTCGAGCTGCCCCGCTCCAGCTGGGATGATTACGACAGGTCGGTGATCAGCGAGGGCGGCGGAGTGTACAGCCGTGAGCACAAGGCGATTCCGGTGAGCCCGCAGGTGCGCGCCGCCCTCGGCATCGAGGATGAGGTCACCGAAATGGCACCACCCAACCTGATCCGGGCGATCCTGCAAGCACCGGTGGACCTGCTCTACAACGGCGGCATCGGCACCTACATCAAGGCGGAAGCCGAGTCCGACGCCGACGTCGGTGACAGGGCCAACGATAACGTGCGGGTCAACGCAAATCAGGTGCGCGCCAAGGTGATCGCCGAAGGCGGCAACCTCGGTGTGACGGCGCTGGGCCGCGTCGAGTTCGACCTGTGCGGCGGCCGGATCAACACCGACGCGCTGGACAACTCCGCCGGTGTGGACTGCTCAGACCACGAGGTCAACATCAAGATCCTGATCGACTCGCTGATCACCGCCGGCAAGGTGAAACCCGAGGAGCGCAAACCCCTGCTGGAGTCGATGACCGACGAGGTGGCTGAGCTGGTACTGGCCGACAACGCCGACCAGAACGACTTGATGGGCACCAGCCGCGCCAACGCGGCCAGCCTGCTCAATGTGCACGAGCGTCAGATCAGGGAACTGGTGGCCGAACGCGGGCTCAACCGAGAACTCGAGGGTTTGCCGTCGGAAAAGGAGCTCCGCCGCCGGGCCGAGGCCCGTATCGGGCTGACGTCACCAGAGCTGGCGACGTTGATGGCGCATGTGAAGCTGGCCCTCAAAGACGAGCTGCTGGCCACCGACCTGCCGGATCAGGATGTCTTCATGTCGCGGTTGCCGCGGTATTTCCCGTCGGCGCTGCGCGACCGGTTCACCGGCGAGATCCGCTCGCACCAACTGCGCCGCGAGATCGTCACCACCATGCTGGTCAACGATTTGGTGAACACCTGCGGCATCACCTATGCCTTCCGGATCGTCGAAGACATCGGGGTCAAGCCGGTGGACGCGGTGCGCACCTACGTGGCCACTGACGCGATCTTCGGGGTGGGCGAGCTGTGGCGCCGTATCCGCGCGGCCAGTGAACAAAACGCGATGCCGGTCGCCGTGTCGGACCGGATGACCCTGGATACCCGCCGGCTGATCGACCGGGCCGGACGCTGGCTGCTCAACTACCGCCCCCAGCCGTTGGCCGTGGGGGCGGAGATCAACCGGTTCGCTGCCAAAGTCCAGTCCTTGACACCGCGCATGCCGGAGTGGTTGCGCGGTGACGATAAAGCCATCGTCGAAAAAGAAGCGGCCGAATTCGTGGCGCAGGGCGCACCGAAAGACTTGGCGTATCTGGTCGCCACCGGCTTGTACCGGTTCAGCCTCCTCGACATCATCGATATTGCCGACATCGCCGACATCGACCTCGCCGAGGTCGCCGACACCTATTTCGCGTTGATGGACCGCCTGGGCACCGACGGCCTGTTGACCGCGGTGTCCCAGCTGCCGCGTGATGACCGCTGGCATTCGTTGGCGCGCTTGGCGATTCGTGATGACATTTATGCTTCGCTGCGGGCGCTGTGCTTTGACGTGCTAGCGGTCGGGGAGCCGGACGAAAGCGGCGAAGAAAAGATCGCCGAATGGGAGCACCTCAGCGCTTCGCGAGTGGAACGGGCGCGCCGTACCCTCACCGAGATCTACCAGAGCGGTCAGAAGGATCTGGCGACCCTGTCGGTCGCGGCGCGTCAGATCCGGCGCATGACGCGAACGAGTGGGCGGGGATCTGCCGGGTGACCACCGGATTCATCGCGTCGGTGCCGGTGCGCTGGTCAGACATCGACGTGTACCAGCACATCAACCACGCGACCATGGTCACCATACTCGAGGAGGCCCGTGTGCCGTTCCTGCGGGAACCGTTCGGCGCGGACATCACCACCATCGGGCTGTTGATCGCTCAGGTCCAGGTGTCGTACAAAGGCCAACTGCGACTGGCTGATTCGCCGCTGCAGGTCACCATCTGGGTGAAACGGCTGCGCGCGGTGGATTTCACGCTCGGCTACGAAGTGCGCTCGGTCAACGCGGCGGCCGATTCCAAGCCCGCGGTGATCGCCGAAACCCAGCTGGCCGCTGTCCATATCGGCGAGCAGCGGTTGGTGCGGCTTTCGCCTCAGCATCGGGAGTATTTGCAGCGGTGGCTGAGGTAGCCGAGCGGGGACTGTGGCTGGGCGGTGCCGCTCATCGTCACGACCTGGCCGCGTTCGTCGACCGTGCGCTGCGGCTCGATGAGGCCGCCGTGATCCGGCTGCGCGCCCGCGGCAATGGATTGCTGACGGCCTGGGTGACCACCGGTTTCGGTGTACTGGCCAGTCGGGTTGTGGCCGGCACTGTGCGGCCCGCCGACATGTCCGTCGGCGCCGACGAACTGGCGCGCGGCCTGGTCGCGATGGACACGTCGGGTTATGTCGACCCCGGCTTGCCGATGGATTCCGCGTGGCGGGGCGCGCTGCCGCCGCCAGCCGGCTTTCGGCATGTCGATGATGTACCCGCGCGGGTGATGCTTGACCTGGCCCAGCGCGGCGCCGACCTTGCCAGGGAGCATGCCAGCGCTCACGGTCCCCCGGTGTCACTGCTGGATCAGGAGGTGATTCGCGTCAGCTCCGGTGACGACACTGTGGGCGTGCCGATGCGTTGCGTATTCGCTTTGACGGCAATGGGCTTCCTGCCGCAGTCATCGCAGGATGTGTCGACGGACGAGATTGTGCGGGTGCGGGTTTTACCGGCGTGGTTGCGAATCGATGCCCGCTTCGGGTCGGTGTACCGCCGCCGCGGTGATCCGGCGGTGGTGTTGCGGTGAGCGTTAGTTCGGGGTCGAGCTGACCGAGCGCGTGGTTTCCCGGCGGGCGCAGCAGATGATCCGTGTGATGTCCCACATACAGCTGGACCGCGAGCCCCCGCTTGGCCATTGTCGGCCCGCGCATGGTGGGTGGGGTTCTGCACGAAGTCCTCGACCGTCCCCGACCGGCAGGTATTTGCGCTTGGGGCGGCTCATCGGCTGTCGTCGTCGACGACAACATCGCATAACCGCTTGGCATTGTGGCGGTCCATCTCGGTGAACGCGGCGGCAATGCTGCGGGCGGTGGCGGCGATCCCGGTGAGGTTGTCGTGGTGCTTGTGCAGGCGTTGGGTGTGGTGGTCTTTGGCGGCCCGAAGCACCTGGTGAAAATCGTGCGCCGCATCGAAGTCACCGAACATGCCCCCGACCACACCGGCCAGCGAGAGCCGATCCGCGCCGGCGCCGGCATGGTCCCCGGCCCGCTCGGAGGCGCCCGCCCCGATATGCAGCGATACGGGGTTGACGAACATCGCTCTCTCCTTCCCCGGGCTGCCGGTAACGCTACTACCGGATGCGCGCAGTTCAACTCACGTTTTGCCGGACCGGCCCCGCGGATCACACCAGCCAGGCCGCGGCATTCCCCGGTAAGCGCCCGTCCACCACTGGTGCGCTGGCTAGCAGCAGCTGTCTGTCGGGCAGCCTCAGCGCAGGTTCACCGGTGTTGAGCGCACATACCAGCCCACCCCGCCGAAAGATCAACGCATCACCCGGCGCCGCCAGCCACTCCACACGCTCACCGGCGAATTCAGCACGCGCTCTGCGTAATTGGAGGGCGCGGCGGAAAAATGACAATGTCGAGCCGGGATCGGACAGTTGCCGCTCGACGGTCAGCGCCGCCCACTGCGGGGGCATTGGCAGCCAGGTGTCAGCGGATGACGAGAATCCGAACGGGGCAGCTGCACCGCTCCACGGCAGCGGAACTCGGCAGCCGTCGCGGCCGCGTTCGGTGTGTCCGGAGCGTTCCCAGGTCGGGTCCTGCAGCACCTCGTCGGGTAGCTGCACGTCGGGCAAACCCAGTTCCTGGCCGTTGTAGACGAACGCCGCGCCGGGCAGGGCCAGCATCACCAGCGCCATCGCCCGCGCCCGCGCCAGCCCTACCTCTCCGTCGCCGTAACGGGTCACCTCGCGGCCCACATCGTGGTTGGCCAGCGCCCAGGTCGGCGGGGCCCCGACGATCGCCGCGGCCGCCAGCGTGTTCTCGATCGCCTCACCGATCTCGGCGGCGTCGAACCCGGCCTGCGCCAGCCGGAAGTTGAAAGCCAGGTGCAGCTCGTCGGGCCGCAGATACTCCGCCCAGCGCGCGTTGTCGTGCACCCACACTTCGCCGATGGTGACCGCACCGGGATAGTCGTCGATGACCCTGCGGATCTCCCGGTGGATCGCGT
This window contains:
- a CDS encoding acyl-CoA thioesterase; its protein translation is MTTGFIASVPVRWSDIDVYQHINHATMVTILEEARVPFLREPFGADITTIGLLIAQVQVSYKGQLRLADSPLQVTIWVKRLRAVDFTLGYEVRSVNAAADSKPAVIAETQLAAVHIGEQRLVRLSPQHREYLQRWLR
- a CDS encoding glycoside hydrolase family 13 protein; this translates as MSRVPGAWWSHAVFYQVYPRSFADGNGDGVGDLDGVVARLDYLEMLGIDAIWLNPVTVSPMADHGYDVADPRDVDPLFGGMAALEQLIAAAHRRGIKIVMDVVPNHTSSAHPWFQAALAAGPGSAARERYIFRDGRGPGGHQPPNNWVSVFGGPAWSRVVEPDGAPGQWYLHLFDIEQPDLNWDNPEVFADFEKTLRFWLDRGVDGFRIDVAHGMAKPPGLPDMTSLDNRLLRDKDDDPRFNQPHVHAIHREIRRVIDDYPGAVTIGEVWVHDNARWAEYLRPDELHLAFNFRLAQAGFDAAEIGEAIENTLAAAAIVGAPPTWALANHDVGREVTRYGDGEVGLARARAMALVMLALPGAAFVYNGQELGLPDVQLPDEVLQDPTWERSGHTERGRDGCRVPLPWSGAAAPFGFSSSADTWLPMPPQWAALTVERQLSDPGSTLSFFRRALQLRRARAEFAGERVEWLAAPGDALIFRRGGLVCALNTGEPALRLPDRQLLLASAPVVDGRLPGNAAAWLV
- a CDS encoding DUF2563 family protein → MFVNPVSLHIGAGASERAGDHAGAGADRLSLAGVVGGMFGDFDAAHDFHQVLRAAKDHHTQRLHKHHDNLTGIAATARSIAAAFTEMDRHNAKRLCDVVVDDDSR